A DNA window from Hordeum vulgare subsp. vulgare chromosome 1H, MorexV3_pseudomolecules_assembly, whole genome shotgun sequence contains the following coding sequences:
- the LOC123408344 gene encoding protein MAK16 homolog B-like — translation MTVPRKKTQRDLRRLEKAEKAAQLDKSIESELKERLRKGVYGEIYNFPFKQFDTILDMEKYELAPEIEEEEEGDIEYVEGDDIEMGDMDDMEDFEGFGDEDGKHFPCFY, via the exons ATGACAGTCCCGAGGAAGAAAACTCAGCGCGATCTCCGAAGATTGGAGAAAGCTGAAAAGGCTGCTCAACTAGATAAG AGTATTGAAAGTGAACTAAAGGAGCGCCTAAGGAAGGGTGTCTATGGTGAAATTTATAATTTCCCCTTCAAGCAGTTTGATACTATCCTTGACATGGAAAAATATGAGTTGGCTCCTGAgatagaagaggaagaa GAAGGCGACATAGAGTATGTTGAAGGTGATGATATCGAGATGGGTGACATGGATGATATGGAAGATTTTGaaggctttggtgatgaagatggtaaaCATTTCCCTTGTTTCTACTGA